In Salmo trutta chromosome 16, fSalTru1.1, whole genome shotgun sequence, a genomic segment contains:
- the LOC115150617 gene encoding ubiquitin carboxyl-terminal hydrolase 49 gives MDRCKHVGRLRLGHDHSILNPQKWRCVDCCTTESVWACLKCSHVACGRFMEEHSLKHFQESRHPLAMEVRELDIFCFACGDYVLNDNAEGDLKLLRGALSTVRSSGRRSLRSSAGGDCTPWVGEGGPQPAMQTALWHRRKVLLGKMLRHWRSRQQEEQSQREEKLEQEKEEIRRQKNEVKRRLMGEFDNLQPRKSARLLTQAPRSTITLIPLKFRDPPERLPPPKKPSLLSLKPPSNGRTRKLRVRRYYSHKATHRRLAPGVTGLRNLGNTCYMNSILQVLSHLQKFRECFLTLDMCETEELLAKSNQGVAGAVVGGGSVATPGCPLGRGMGKAGIGGLPTGSKQSPPPCLNAAELVQPKEPRSSTRQQMSLCHELHTLFRVMWSGRWSLVSPFAMLHSVWNLIPAFRGYDQQDAQEFLCELLDKVQQELESEGSKRRIVIPITQRKLSKQVLKVLNTIFHGQLLSQVTCLSCMHKSNTVEPFWDLSLEFPERYHSTEKGSAASLAYQRSCSLTEMLGKFTETEALEGSIYACNHCNRKRRKTSHKPLVLSEACKQLLIYRLPQVLRLHLKRFRWSGRNHREKIGVHVAFDQVLNIEPYCCVDSGQSINREGYTYDLSAVVMHHGKGFGSGHYTAYCYNTEGGFWVHCNDSEMNVCSVEEVCNTQAYILFYTQRSA, from the exons ATGGACCGCTGTAAACATGTGGGACGCCTTCGCCTGGGCCACGACCACTCCATCCTCAATCCACAGAAATGGCGCTGCGTGGACTGCTGCACCACCGAGTCTGTGTGGGCCTGCCTCAAGTGCTCCCACGTGGCCTGTGGCCGCTTCATGGAAGAGCACTCCCTCAAACACTTCCAGGAGTCACGCCACCCCCTGGCCATGGAGGTGCGGGAGCTGGACATCTTCTGCTTCGCCTGTGGGGACTATGTGCTCAATGACAACGCTGAGGGAGACCTCAAGCTCCTGCGTGGGGCACTGTCCACTGTGCGCAGCTCTGGCAGGCGCTCCCTGCGCTCCTCTGCAGGGGGGGACTGCACCCCCTGGGTGGGCGAGGGCGGGCCTCAACCAGCCATGCAAACAGCCCTATGGCACCGCAGGAAGGTGCTGCTGGGGAAGATGCTGCGCCACTGGAGGAGCCGGCAGCAGGAGGAGCAGAGCCAGCGGGAGGAGAAACTTGAGCAGGAGAAGGAGGAGATCCGGCGCCAGAAAAACGAGGTGAAGAGGAGACTCATGGGAGAGTTTGACAATTTGCAGCCGAGGAAGAGTGCCAGGCTGCTCACCCAGGCTCCTCGTTCAACCATCACACTTATCCCCCTGAAGTTCCGCGACCCTCCGGAGCGTCTGCCTCCACCCAAGAAGCCCTCCCTTCTATCCCTGAAACCCCCCAGCAACGGCAGGACTCGTAAACTCAGAGTGCGGAGGTACTACTCCCATAAGGCAACCCATCGGAGACTGGCCCCGGGGGTCACAGGGCTACGCAACCTTGGGAACACGTGCTACATGAACTCTATCTTACAGGTGCTGAGCCACCTGCAGAAATTCAGGGAGTGCTTCCTCACATTGGACATGTGTGAGACTGAGGAGCTGCTAGCCAAGTCCAACCAGGGTGTGGCGGGGGCtgtggttggtggtggtagtgtagCCACACCAGGCTGCCCTCTGGGACGTGGCATGGGAAAGGCAGGCATAGGGGGTCTGCCCACGGGCAGCAAGCAGAGCCCGCCCCCCTGCCTAAATGCAGCAGAACTGGTACAGCCCAAGGAGCCGCGCTCCTCCACCCGCCAGCAGATGTCACTGTGCCATGAGCTGCACACTCTGTTCAGGGTCATGTGGTCGGGCCGCTGGTCGCTGGTGTCGCCCTTTGCCATGCTGCACTCTGTGTGGAACCTGATCCCAGCGTTCCGTGGCTACGACCAGCAGGACGCACAGGAGTTTCTGTGTGAGCTGCTGGACAAGGTACAGCAGGAGCTGGAATCAGAGGGCAGCAAGCGCAGGATCGTCATCCCCATCACCCAGAGGAAGCTCTCCAAGCAAGTGCTCAAGGTCCTCAACACCATCTTTCACGGGCAGCTACTCAGCCAG GTGACGTGTCTGTCCTGTATGCACAAGTCGAACACGGTGGAGCCGTTCTGGGACCTGTCCCTGGAGTTCCCGGAGCGCTACCATAGCACGGAGAAGGGCTCGGCTGCGTCTCTGGCCTACCAGCGCAGCTGCTCCCTCACTGAAATGCTGGGCAAGTTCACTGAGACGGAGGCCCTGGAGGGCAGCATCTACGCCTGCAACCACTGCAACA GGAAAAGACGGAAGACGTCCCACAAGCCCCTGGTTCTGTCAGAGGCATGTAAGCAGCTGCTGATCTACCGCCTACCTCAGGTTCTACGGCTGCACCTCAAACGCTTCAG ATGGTCAGGCCGGAACCACCGGGAGAAGATTGGCGTCCATGTGGCTTTTGACCAGGTTTTGAACATAGAGCCCTACTGCTGCGTAGACTCTGGCCAGTCGATCAACAGAGAGGGCTACACCTACGACCTGTCTGCTGTAGTCATGCACCACGGGAAAGGCTTTGGCTCAGGGCACTACACCGCATACTGCTACAACACAGAGGGAG gtttCTGGGTCCACTGTAATGACTCTGAGATGAACGTGTGCAGCGTGGAGGAGGTGTGCAACACTCAGGCCTACATTCTGTTCTATACCCAGAGGTCTGCCTAG